A region of Curvibacter sp. AEP1-3 DNA encodes the following proteins:
- a CDS encoding PulJ/GspJ family protein: MARTPFVPRQRGFTLVELVMVIVILGIVGGMVAVFMRAPIEAYFDSGRRAALTDVADTAVRRMSRDLRKALPNSIRTSTVIGSDTCLEFIPTRTGARYREQNRGASDSVGLGLNFAAADDKFNMLGRNADWSADQQIRTNDLIAIYNLGITGATAYNGDNVARVSNLASDISSGTEETTITLAAAKQFPLESGTRRFHVIPVEENVVAYVCTGGTLRRLATPGLTTGTAPLFTNSATSFCGTTAQLASAPVIANNLSSCAFTYNGSDLQRNGLVQVSLGITRDGETVNLFHLINVNNTP, from the coding sequence ATGGCACGCACGCCCTTTGTCCCCCGGCAGCGCGGTTTCACTTTGGTGGAGCTGGTGATGGTGATCGTCATCCTCGGCATCGTGGGCGGCATGGTGGCGGTATTCATGCGTGCGCCCATCGAAGCCTACTTTGACAGCGGGCGGCGGGCGGCGTTGACGGACGTGGCGGACACCGCGGTACGTCGTATGTCGCGCGACCTGCGCAAAGCACTGCCGAATAGCATCAGGACGTCCACCGTCATTGGTTCTGACACCTGCCTGGAGTTCATTCCCACGCGCACGGGTGCGCGGTACCGCGAGCAGAACCGGGGGGCGAGTGATAGCGTCGGACTGGGGCTGAACTTTGCCGCAGCCGACGACAAATTCAACATGCTGGGCCGCAACGCGGATTGGAGCGCGGACCAGCAAATCAGAACCAATGACCTGATTGCGATTTACAACCTCGGCATTACGGGTGCTACCGCCTACAACGGCGACAACGTGGCCCGCGTCAGCAACTTGGCATCTGACATCAGCAGTGGCACGGAGGAAACCACCATTACGTTGGCTGCCGCCAAGCAATTTCCGTTGGAGTCCGGCACCCGGCGGTTTCATGTGATCCCTGTTGAAGAGAATGTGGTGGCCTATGTGTGCACAGGTGGCACCTTGCGTCGTTTGGCGACCCCAGGGCTCACTACTGGAACAGCGCCTCTTTTTACCAACAGCGCGACGAGCTTCTGCGGCACCACGGCCCAACTGGCTAGCGCGCCCGTTATTGCCAATAATCTGTCTTCCTGCGCATTCACCTACAACGGCAGCGATTTACAGCGCAATGGACTCGTACAAGTTTCCTTGGGGATCACCCGCGACGGCGAGACGGTCAACTTGTTCCACCTGATCAACGTGAATAACACGCCATGA
- a CDS encoding type IV pilus modification PilV family protein yields the protein MNSPHRHAGFTLIELIIFIVVVSAGLAGILSVMNTTVKSSADPMVRKQAIAVAESVLEEVLQKAYADPDDTPAVVEANRTLWDNVDDYNGKTEADFALPAAVSAYSVRIAVTDGSAALGIAARRVSVTVSRGPESITLTGYRTNY from the coding sequence ATGAATAGCCCCCACCGTCATGCCGGCTTCACGCTGATCGAACTGATCATCTTCATCGTGGTGGTGAGTGCCGGGTTGGCAGGCATTTTGTCGGTGATGAACACCACGGTGAAATCCAGCGCGGACCCGATGGTGCGCAAGCAGGCGATTGCAGTTGCCGAATCTGTACTGGAAGAAGTGCTTCAAAAAGCCTATGCCGATCCGGACGACACGCCGGCGGTGGTGGAGGCTAATCGCACGCTTTGGGACAACGTCGACGACTACAACGGAAAGACCGAAGCAGACTTCGCGCTGCCAGCGGCGGTATCGGCCTATTCGGTCCGCATTGCGGTGACTGATGGCAGCGCTGCGTTGGGTATTGCAGCCAGAAGAGTTTCGGTCACGGTGAGCAGAGGCCCGGAGTCCATCACCCTGACCGGTTACCGGACAAACTACTGA
- a CDS encoding pilus assembly FimT family protein → MSPELTAACPESKLAALCRSGQVGFTLVELVMVIVLLGILAVYAVPRILNSGDFYARGFHDQSMAYLRYAQKTAIAQRRTVCVTLGSNAISLRIANTAGSNTCSSALAGPAGEAGLSARSGVAFSVTPTSFNFDALGQPVNSSTGAAAATQTLQVANVTRSITIEAVTGYVHE, encoded by the coding sequence ATGTCTCCAGAATTGACCGCAGCCTGTCCTGAATCGAAGTTGGCCGCCCTTTGCCGGAGCGGTCAAGTCGGCTTCACGCTGGTGGAGCTGGTGATGGTCATTGTCTTGCTGGGGATTCTGGCCGTTTATGCCGTGCCGCGCATATTGAATTCGGGTGATTTCTATGCTCGGGGTTTTCACGACCAGTCGATGGCCTACTTGCGCTATGCGCAAAAAACGGCCATTGCGCAGCGCCGTACCGTATGTGTGACTTTGGGTAGCAACGCCATCAGTTTGCGTATTGCAAACACGGCGGGCAGCAACACCTGCAGTTCTGCCTTGGCGGGCCCTGCCGGTGAAGCCGGTCTCAGCGCACGCAGCGGAGTGGCGTTCAGCGTTACCCCGACCAGTTTCAATTTCGATGCACTAGGCCAGCCGGTGAATAGCAGCACCGGTGCTGCTGCTGCGACCCAGACTTTGCAGGTTGCTAACGTCACCAGATCCATCACGATTGAGGCCGTCACTGGGTATGTGCATGAATAG
- a CDS encoding O-antigen ligase family protein yields the protein MPETPAVQSPENSRFSGDERPQTPASSRLAAWILAVTLVLVPISGIPGEWVLQDTLKSALLALGVIGAALAFVWSKLQTKETGVLQVHGLLLFPTVLSIYALGSMAWSHSYLAAVEACRWALLGLLLWLTLLVLNSKTLPILLGGMHLGAVGASMWAAAQFWGDMDWFPQVAVPASTFANRNFYAEYLICTLPLSAYLLVQLKTPLWRQLMALSLAFNIVALMMTGTRSALLTAGLVLPLVAFGLWRFRHALVVRRWSRGSKLSVATVLVAGLLGLGALPTANRTLLAEGPAVSPLERSLLRAGSVARKAEYTTGSFSVRASMWRSTARMMMAHPWTGVGAGAWEVHIPLYQGWNNSLETDFYAHNEFLQLLGEYGLLVGGGTLAVLLAYLILSAQRVWISPVRGHAGQQAALQAMALCSLLGLFLVSNAGFPWRLASSGAMLVVALALLSWSTSRPGRPLAHRGWSIALAGLGVVLLFSVLVSVQGMRAEQYIVRSVQALNRLVSEPDMPAAQREALQIEAFALLKEGVAIHPHYRKLTSIAADQFALTGNLEAALWAQDSVAASRPYIPDVHANRVLLNSGLKKAAEAQAAFDALRSLQPDAPRTRALGILLLRRAGHDDQAALQLKHYFDDGKVEYDLVRFALAIGLENKNESLTTRAFRLWVQGWPSEASAQADVFQLAPQAWRERMLSR from the coding sequence ATGCCCGAAACACCGGCCGTCCAGTCGCCCGAAAACAGCCGCTTTTCCGGTGATGAGAGACCGCAGACACCTGCAAGTTCCCGTTTGGCGGCATGGATTCTGGCAGTGACTCTTGTATTGGTGCCCATATCCGGCATTCCCGGGGAGTGGGTGTTGCAGGACACACTGAAGTCAGCACTCCTGGCCTTGGGGGTGATTGGTGCCGCCCTCGCGTTCGTGTGGTCCAAACTGCAAACCAAAGAGACCGGCGTACTCCAGGTGCATGGTTTGCTGCTGTTCCCGACAGTTCTCAGCATTTACGCATTAGGCAGCATGGCCTGGTCCCACAGCTATCTGGCAGCTGTGGAGGCATGCCGTTGGGCTTTGTTGGGACTGCTGTTATGGCTCACTTTGCTGGTCCTTAACTCGAAAACCCTACCCATTTTGTTAGGGGGCATGCACCTCGGAGCGGTAGGCGCATCCATGTGGGCGGCGGCACAGTTTTGGGGTGATATGGATTGGTTTCCACAAGTGGCTGTACCGGCATCCACCTTTGCCAACCGCAACTTTTATGCGGAATACCTGATTTGCACGCTGCCCCTTTCCGCCTACCTGTTGGTGCAGTTGAAGACGCCCCTCTGGCGCCAGCTGATGGCACTGTCGCTGGCCTTCAACATCGTCGCGCTCATGATGACCGGCACCCGCTCCGCGCTGTTGACAGCGGGATTGGTATTGCCGCTCGTGGCATTCGGGCTTTGGCGTTTCCGCCATGCGCTGGTAGTGCGGCGCTGGAGCAGAGGTTCCAAACTCTCTGTTGCCACCGTGCTGGTGGCAGGTTTGCTCGGCTTGGGCGCGCTACCCACTGCCAACCGGACCCTGCTAGCGGAGGGCCCCGCCGTGAGCCCTCTAGAGCGCAGCCTGTTACGTGCGGGCTCAGTGGCCCGCAAAGCGGAATACACGACCGGCTCTTTCTCGGTGCGCGCCAGCATGTGGCGATCTACCGCCCGGATGATGATGGCTCACCCCTGGACCGGTGTTGGCGCGGGTGCCTGGGAGGTCCACATTCCGTTGTACCAAGGCTGGAACAACTCACTGGAAACCGACTTTTACGCCCACAATGAGTTTTTGCAACTGCTAGGAGAGTACGGCCTGCTGGTAGGTGGAGGCACGTTGGCGGTGTTGCTGGCCTACCTGATTCTGAGCGCCCAGCGCGTCTGGATTTCCCCCGTGCGGGGCCATGCAGGGCAGCAAGCAGCGCTGCAAGCAATGGCCTTGTGCAGCCTGCTTGGCCTGTTTCTTGTGAGTAATGCCGGTTTCCCATGGCGACTGGCCAGCAGTGGCGCCATGTTAGTCGTGGCATTGGCCCTCCTAAGTTGGTCTACGTCCCGTCCAGGCAGGCCTTTGGCGCATCGCGGTTGGAGCATTGCCCTGGCAGGGTTGGGAGTCGTATTGCTGTTCAGTGTATTGGTCAGCGTACAGGGCATGCGCGCGGAACAATACATCGTGCGCAGTGTCCAAGCCCTGAATCGCCTAGTATCCGAACCGGACATGCCTGCCGCACAGCGGGAAGCCTTGCAAATAGAAGCGTTTGCCCTGCTGAAGGAAGGCGTTGCCATTCACCCGCACTACCGCAAACTCACTTCGATTGCGGCAGACCAGTTTGCGTTGACAGGAAATTTGGAAGCGGCACTCTGGGCCCAGGACTCGGTCGCAGCGTCACGCCCGTATATTCCTGATGTGCATGCCAATCGGGTGTTGCTCAACTCTGGCCTGAAAAAGGCAGCAGAGGCCCAAGCCGCGTTTGACGCCCTACGATCTTTGCAACCCGATGCCCCACGCACCCGCGCCTTGGGCATACTCTTGCTACGGCGGGCGGGGCACGACGACCAAGCAGCACTGCAACTCAAGCACTATTTTGACGATGGCAAGGTCGAATACGACCTGGTCCGATTCGCACTGGCCATAGGGTTGGAAAACAAAAATGAGTCGCTCACCACCCGGGCCTTTCGCTTATGGGTCCAGGGCTGGCCCAGCGAAGCCAGTGCGCAGGCGGATGTTTTCCAGCTGGCACCACAGGCGTGGCGTGAACGCATGCTGAGCCGCTAA
- a CDS encoding pilin — translation MKQVQRGFTLIELVMVIVILGILAAVAIPKFVDLSSDARAASVAGVAGALSSGSAINYASFSARGLTGTGVVSVNSCDDAKTTLQGSNFPTSGGTYSTPATNFNNTAGTSNSCVLTLTPTSGSAVTASFTAITVR, via the coding sequence ATGAAACAAGTACAACGCGGCTTTACATTGATTGAGTTGGTGATGGTGATCGTGATTCTGGGCATCCTGGCCGCAGTCGCGATTCCGAAGTTTGTGGATTTGTCATCCGACGCGCGAGCAGCTTCTGTGGCCGGCGTCGCGGGTGCATTGTCGTCCGGCTCGGCAATTAACTATGCGTCTTTTTCCGCAAGAGGCCTTACAGGTACAGGTGTCGTGTCAGTCAATTCATGCGATGACGCAAAAACCACCTTGCAAGGCTCGAATTTTCCAACAAGCGGTGGAACCTATTCGACCCCAGCGACGAATTTCAACAATACCGCTGGCACATCCAATTCCTGTGTGCTGACTTTGACTCCTACCAGCGGATCGGCTGTAACCGCCTCGTTTACTGCAATCACAGTACGTTGA
- a CDS encoding type II secretion system F family protein — protein sequence MAIYDWRGRNNRGEAVSGQLDAMTEGGVADQLLSIGVAPVHIALAKAVESKEKKDPLAFLTRKPVDVEDLLIFSRQMYTLNKAGVPILRAFAGLEASATKPAMVELLKDVRSSLDQGRELSAALARHSALFGNFYIAMIRVGEMTGRLTEVFLRLNEHMEFERDVRERIKQAMRYPSFVMIAMAAAIVILNIFVIPVFAKVFAGFNSELPLITRGLLGFSNWMINWWPMLLAVVAGAVVGIRAYLRTPAGRYRWDARKLKLPIVGDIILKATLARFARSFALSSQSGVPLVQALTVVAQTVDNAFIGARIEQMRDGIERGESISRCAAATGVFTPVVLQMINVGEETGELDNLLFEIAGMYERETDYSIKGLSAAIEPVLLAVIGVLVLLLALGVFLPLWNMGQAAMGKGGG from the coding sequence ATGGCCATTTACGACTGGCGCGGACGCAATAACCGGGGCGAGGCTGTCAGCGGCCAGCTCGACGCCATGACGGAGGGCGGAGTAGCCGATCAGCTGCTGTCCATCGGTGTGGCACCGGTGCACATTGCCTTGGCCAAGGCCGTAGAGAGCAAGGAGAAAAAAGACCCGCTTGCGTTCCTCACCCGCAAGCCGGTGGACGTGGAAGACCTGTTGATTTTTTCGAGGCAGATGTACACGCTCAACAAGGCGGGTGTCCCCATTTTGCGAGCCTTTGCGGGGCTGGAGGCCTCGGCGACCAAGCCGGCGATGGTGGAACTGCTCAAGGACGTGCGCTCCAGCCTGGACCAGGGGCGGGAGCTATCGGCTGCGCTGGCGCGCCACAGCGCGCTCTTCGGTAACTTCTACATCGCCATGATCCGCGTGGGTGAGATGACGGGCCGCCTGACCGAGGTGTTCTTGCGCCTGAATGAACACATGGAGTTCGAGCGTGACGTGCGCGAGCGCATCAAGCAGGCCATGCGTTACCCCAGCTTTGTGATGATCGCGATGGCGGCCGCCATCGTGATCCTCAACATCTTTGTGATACCGGTGTTCGCCAAGGTATTCGCCGGTTTCAACAGCGAACTGCCGCTGATTACGCGGGGTTTGCTCGGCTTTTCGAACTGGATGATCAACTGGTGGCCCATGTTGCTGGCTGTTGTGGCAGGGGCGGTGGTGGGCATACGCGCTTACCTGCGCACTCCCGCCGGCCGCTACCGCTGGGATGCCCGCAAGCTCAAGCTTCCCATTGTGGGAGACATCATTCTCAAGGCAACCTTGGCCCGTTTTGCCCGCAGCTTTGCCTTGTCCAGCCAGAGCGGTGTGCCGCTGGTGCAGGCCCTGACCGTGGTGGCGCAAACGGTGGACAACGCCTTTATCGGTGCCCGTATTGAGCAGATGCGGGACGGCATTGAACGGGGCGAAAGCATTTCCCGTTGTGCGGCGGCCACAGGTGTGTTCACTCCAGTCGTCCTGCAAATGATCAACGTGGGCGAAGAGACCGGCGAGCTTGACAACCTGCTGTTTGAGATTGCCGGCATGTACGAGCGGGAAACGGACTACAGCATCAAGGGCCTGTCGGCTGCCATCGAACCGGTGCTACTGGCTGTGATTGGCGTGTTGGTGTTGCTGCTGGCTTTGGGCGTGTTTCTGCCTTTGTGGAACATGGGCCAGGCCGCCATGGGCAAGGGCGGGGGCTAG
- a CDS encoding GspE/PulE family protein encodes MNMATAAPGAPDGPRPPSGRPEKLRLGDVLVQQKLISQEQLQQTLDLQRTTGKKVGRLLIETGVITEELLANGLARQLRIPFVNLKTFPFRADVVKLLPEAAARRFKALALEDKGDTLLVALADPLDLFAYDELTRLLKRNISIAAVPESQLALAFDRLYRRTEEISGLARALEKDLGDAVDFGELTASVGLEGAPVVRLLQSLFEDAMQVGASDVHIEPQEGFLQIRVRVDGVLQTQTQADKRIGGALAQRLKLMAGLDISEKRLPQDGRFSVRLKDNTIDVRLSTLPTTYGESAVMRLLNQGAGMRRLDTIGMPADMLKRFREVLTRSSGMVLVTGPTGSGKTTTLYAALAEINAAELKVITVEDPVEYRLPAITQVQVNDKIELTFARVLRACLRQDPDVILVGEMRDAETAEIGLRAAITGHLVLSTLHTRDAISTPFRLLDMGVPPFMVATSLQAVIAQRLVRLNCQDCLAPHTPTPQEQSWLESMLEPGDTVAPKRGLGCSTCNGTGYSGRQGVYELLEMDAALTHAASHSDPAGFLRTARERMKGHTMAFHALQMVRAGKTSLAEALRIGFDADDDEAMVG; translated from the coding sequence ATGAACATGGCAACGGCAGCGCCCGGTGCGCCGGACGGTCCACGTCCTCCCTCGGGCCGCCCTGAGAAACTGCGTTTGGGCGATGTGCTGGTTCAGCAAAAGCTGATCTCGCAGGAGCAACTGCAACAGACCCTGGACCTGCAGCGCACCACCGGCAAGAAGGTGGGGCGCCTGCTGATTGAAACCGGCGTCATCACCGAAGAGTTGCTGGCTAACGGATTGGCACGGCAGCTGCGCATTCCCTTCGTCAACCTCAAGACCTTCCCCTTCCGCGCTGACGTGGTCAAGCTGCTGCCCGAGGCCGCGGCGCGCCGCTTCAAGGCACTGGCTTTGGAAGACAAGGGCGATACCTTGCTGGTGGCCTTGGCCGACCCCTTGGATTTGTTCGCCTACGACGAGCTCACCCGCCTGCTCAAGCGCAATATCAGCATTGCCGCCGTGCCGGAAAGCCAGCTGGCGCTCGCCTTCGACCGCCTCTACCGCCGCACCGAGGAAATCAGTGGCTTGGCCCGCGCCCTCGAAAAAGACCTGGGCGATGCGGTGGACTTCGGTGAGCTGACCGCCAGTGTGGGCCTGGAAGGCGCGCCGGTGGTGCGCTTGCTGCAATCCTTGTTTGAAGACGCCATGCAAGTCGGGGCATCCGACGTCCATATCGAACCGCAAGAAGGCTTTTTGCAGATCCGCGTGCGGGTGGACGGTGTCCTCCAAACCCAAACGCAAGCCGACAAGCGCATCGGCGGGGCGCTGGCCCAGCGCCTCAAGCTGATGGCGGGGCTGGATATCTCTGAAAAGCGCTTGCCGCAGGACGGCCGCTTCTCGGTGCGTTTGAAGGACAACACCATCGACGTGCGTCTGTCCACCTTGCCCACCACCTATGGCGAGTCGGCAGTGATGCGTCTGCTGAACCAGGGTGCCGGCATGCGGCGCCTGGACACCATCGGCATGCCTGCGGACATGCTCAAGCGCTTCCGTGAAGTGCTGACCCGCTCCTCGGGCATGGTGCTGGTCACCGGTCCCACAGGCTCCGGCAAAACCACTACCTTGTACGCTGCGTTGGCGGAAATCAACGCTGCGGAACTCAAGGTCATCACGGTGGAAGATCCGGTGGAATACCGCCTGCCTGCCATCACGCAGGTGCAGGTCAATGACAAGATTGAGCTCACCTTTGCGCGTGTGTTGCGCGCTTGTTTGCGACAGGATCCGGACGTTATTCTGGTTGGTGAAATGCGCGACGCGGAGACGGCAGAAATTGGCCTGCGTGCTGCCATTACCGGCCATTTGGTGCTCTCTACGCTGCATACGCGCGATGCGATCAGCACCCCCTTCCGTTTGCTGGATATGGGTGTGCCGCCTTTCATGGTGGCTACCTCCTTGCAGGCCGTTATTGCGCAGCGTCTGGTGCGGCTCAATTGCCAGGATTGCCTGGCCCCCCATACACCCACGCCGCAAGAGCAGTCGTGGCTGGAGTCCATGCTGGAGCCGGGTGACACCGTAGCGCCCAAGCGCGGCTTGGGTTGCTCCACATGCAACGGCACGGGCTATTCCGGCCGGCAAGGGGTGTATGAATTGCTGGAGATGGACGCCGCCCTCACCCACGCAGCATCGCACAGCGACCCTGCCGGCTTCTTGCGGACTGCACGGGAGCGCATGAAGGGCCACACCATGGCCTTCCATGCATTGCAGATGGTGCGTGCAGGCAAGACCTCATTGGCTGAGGCCTTGCGCATTGGCTTCGATGCCGATGACGACGAAGCCATGGTGGGCTGA
- a CDS encoding glycine zipper 2TM domain-containing protein, whose protein sequence is MSTVLSHSVASATGNKVLWGAIGVLGVSTLALGAVVLRQQMGPSQLEAPLEVVAIHSPATPAPMESVQAPTAAVVPAVNPVVSDKKVPSAPAKHAQTAPKSVANQGAAKVSAPVVTPVAGVPVANSAPVAAAPVPVQAPVQLPAKVVCATCGVVESVTPIQRESANPSGAGAVAGAVLGGLVGNQFGGGDGKALATIAGVLGGGWAGNTVEKRLKKDTVYMVEVRMEDGSVRTIEQANSASVGQHVTVEGNSITPARNPAERNPAPFNSAT, encoded by the coding sequence ATGTCGACTGTTTTGTCTCATTCCGTTGCGTCTGCTACCGGGAACAAGGTGTTGTGGGGTGCCATCGGCGTGCTGGGTGTCAGTACCCTCGCGCTGGGAGCCGTCGTTCTGCGCCAGCAGATGGGCCCGTCCCAGCTGGAAGCGCCCCTGGAGGTCGTGGCCATCCACTCACCCGCCACGCCCGCACCCATGGAGTCCGTGCAGGCGCCCACGGCCGCTGTAGTGCCTGCAGTCAACCCTGTCGTTTCGGATAAAAAAGTGCCATCGGCGCCCGCCAAACATGCGCAGACAGCTCCTAAATCAGTAGCAAATCAAGGGGCGGCCAAGGTGTCTGCGCCGGTCGTGACGCCGGTAGCGGGTGTGCCGGTCGCCAATAGTGCGCCTGTGGCGGCGGCACCTGTGCCCGTTCAGGCTCCTGTGCAGCTTCCCGCCAAAGTCGTGTGCGCCACGTGCGGCGTGGTCGAAAGTGTGACGCCCATTCAGCGCGAAAGTGCCAACCCCAGTGGCGCGGGCGCAGTTGCAGGCGCGGTGCTGGGTGGTCTGGTGGGCAACCAGTTCGGCGGCGGTGACGGCAAAGCCCTGGCCACCATTGCCGGTGTGTTGGGCGGTGGCTGGGCCGGGAACACCGTGGAAAAGCGCCTGAAAAAAGACACGGTCTATATGGTTGAAGTACGCATGGAAGACGGCAGCGTTCGCACCATCGAGCAGGCGAATAGCGCCAGCGTCGGTCAGCATGTGACGGTGGAGGGCAACAGCATTACCCCGGCGCGCAACCCGGCTGAGCGGAATCCCGCCCCTTTTAACAGCGCTACATAA
- a CDS encoding glycine zipper 2TM domain-containing protein, which produces MHLHPFFGNFLVTGFIRALAACLTVTAPLAQSQPLAAVERSAVCSDCGIVESTAEIPRDIPNSGVGAAIGAAVGGLIANKIGGEEGKTMATIIGLLGGVWAGNAIEKQLKQKPGYRIVVRMQDNSQRTFEQEVSLPVGAQVRVQGGALVLMERESAVEST; this is translated from the coding sequence ATGCACCTCCATCCATTTTTTGGCAATTTCTTAGTCACAGGCTTCATCCGGGCCTTGGCTGCCTGCCTCACGGTAACCGCACCGCTTGCACAATCGCAGCCTCTGGCGGCCGTGGAGCGGAGCGCAGTCTGTAGCGACTGCGGAATCGTTGAATCGACTGCCGAAATCCCTCGTGACATACCCAATAGTGGTGTGGGCGCGGCTATCGGAGCGGCGGTCGGGGGCTTGATCGCCAACAAGATCGGTGGCGAGGAAGGCAAAACCATGGCCACCATCATCGGACTCCTGGGTGGTGTCTGGGCCGGCAACGCCATCGAGAAACAACTCAAGCAAAAACCCGGCTACCGCATCGTGGTGCGCATGCAGGACAACTCACAGCGCACGTTTGAGCAGGAGGTGTCCCTGCCCGTGGGGGCACAGGTACGTGTGCAGGGCGGAGCTTTGGTGCTTATGGAAAGAGAAAGTGCGGTGGAGTCCACCTGA